CCTGCCGGGCGTCGACCAGGAGCACGGCGGGATCATCCGCCACGGCGCCAAACTGCTGTACGCGTACTGCAACGCGACCGTGCCCCGGATCTCCGTCGTTCTGCGCAAGGCGTACGGCGGCGCCTACATCGTCATGGACTCCCAGTCGATCGGCGCCGACCTGACGTTCGCCTGGCCCACCAACGAGATCGCCGTCATGGGCGCCGAAGGTGCGGCGAATGTGATCTTCCGGCGGCAGATCGCCCGGGCCGAGGACCCGGAGGCGATGCGGACCCGCATGGTCGCGGAGTACAAGGCCGAACTCATGCACCCGTACTACGCCGCCGAGCGAGGACTCGTGGACAACGTCATCGACCCGGCCGAAACCCGGGAGGTTCTCGTCAAATCCCTGGCGATGCTCCGCAACAAGCATGCCGAGCTACCGTCCCGCAAACACGGAAACCCCCCGCAGTAAAAGGAAGCGCAGGGGTACGGGGCACGGGAGCCTGCCGTGCCCCGTTCGGCCGTGGTCCCGTCCGGGGCACGGGAGCCTGCCGTGCCCCGTTCGGCCGTGGTCCCGTCCGTGGCGGAGCCGGTCGGACGCGTGCGGATGTGACTGCATATGACAGGCAACCGCTCCGGAGAGGCGCGTCCGCGCCCGGAGCCGGAAACCGGCCACCGAGAGTTCGCCGCCGATCACCCGTGTCGAACTCCTGGACGGGTACTGTGATCCCGGAATTCCTCGGGGTGGGGGAAACGGGAGGCCCGGTGGGGGAACGGTTCTTGTTCAAAATCCTTGGCCCACTCATGGTGACGTCGGGCGAGCGAAAGGTGGTCATCGGCGGGGCACGTCAACGGACCACGCTTGCTCTGCTGTTGCTCAATCCCGGTCGAACCGTGCCGGTGGACACGCTGGTGCACGAAGTGTGGAACGGGAACCCTCCCGCCACCGCCCGTACCCAGATCGCCATCGTCATCGCCGCGCTCCGCAAGACGTTCAAGGCGCAGGGCGCGACCGACGACACCATCGTGACCACGCATCCGGGATACCTCCTCGATGCCGAGAGCCACTACATCGACTCGGTGGAGTTCGCCGAGCTCATCGCCCAGGCGGAGGCCGACACGCGGGAGCAACGTCTCGACGATGCGGCGCGCCGGTACCGGCGCGCCCTCGACCTGTGGCGCGGGCCCGCGCTCGCCGGGGTGTCCGGGCTGCTCGTCGAGGAGGAGGCCAACCGTCTCGGCGAGTACCGGCTCAACGCCTACGACGACGCCACCGCCGTCCAGCTGACGCTGGGGCGCCACTACGAGCTGCTGCCCGAACTGAGTGGTGTCGTACAGGAGAACCCGCTGCGCGAGCGGACCCGGTACCACCAGATGCTCGCCCAGTACCGGGCGGGCCGGCGCGCGGAGGCCATGGAGTCCTACCGGGAGGCGCGCGAGCAGTTCATCGAGGAGCTGGGTCTCGAACCGGGACCGGACCTTCAGGAGCTGCACGACCTGATCCTGCGCGACGACCCTTCGCTGGCCCCGGCCGACGGACCGGTATCCGTCGTGACCGGGTCCGCGCAGCCCGAGGTCGTCGTGGTCCCCTCCGAACTTCCCCCGGACGTACCGGGGTTCACCGGCCGTGAGACCGAACTCGCGGCCCTGGACGCGCTGCTGATCGCGTCCGATGCCGCGCTCCAGACGCCCACCGTCGGCCTGATCACCGGTGTCGCCGGGGTCGGCAAGTCCGGCCTCGCCCTGCGCTGGGCACACCGGGTCGCCGACGACTTCCCCGACGGGCGGCTCTTCGCCGACCTGCGCGGCTACGACGAGCAGCACGAGCCCGCATCCGTCGCCGACGTCCTCGGCCGCTTCCTGCGCTCGCTCGGCGTGCCGGGGCAGCAGATCCCCGAGGCGCTGGAGGAGCGGATCGCGCTCTACCGCAGCCTGCTCACCGACCGCCGCGCGCTGATCGTCCTGGACAATGTGCGCACCCATGCCCAGGTGGCCCCGCTGCTGCCGGGCAGTGGTGCCAGCTGTGTGGTCGTCACCAGCCGCGACCAGCTGGAACAGCTGGTGACCTGGCCGCAGGAGGCCCGCGTCCACCTGGGCGTCCTGCCGCCCGACGCGGCCATCGAACTCGTCGCCAAGATCACCGGCGAGGAGCGGGTCGCCGCCGCCCGCGCGGACGCCGCCCGGCTGGTCGAGCTCTGCGACCGGTTGCCGCTCGCCCTGCGCATCGGGGCCGCCCGCCTCGCGTCCAAACCGCACTGGTCGGTGCGGCACATGGTGGTGCGGCTCAGCGACGAGCGACGCAGGCTCGACGAGTTGAGCCAGGGCGATTCCCGTGTACGGGCCGGATTCGAGCTCAGCTACCGCTACCTCTCCGCCGACGCGGCTCGCCTCTACCGGCGGCTCGGCCTCGCCGACGTACCGGACTTCACGTCCTGGGTGGCCGCGGCGCTGCTCGACGTGGACGTGATCGACGCGGAGCTGCTCCTGGAGGACCTGGTGGACACCCAGTTCCTGGAGGTCGTGGGCGTCGACGCGACCGGCCGGCTGCGGTACCGCTTCCAGAACCTGCTGCGTCTGTACGCGGGCGAGCGCGCCCGGGACGAGGAGTCGGACGAGGCCTGGCAGGACGCCTGCCGTCGCGTCTTCCGCACCGCCCTGACCATCGCGCGCGAGGCCCACCGACGGGAGAGCGGCGGGGAGTTCGGCATCGTGCACAGCGGCACCGAGCCGGGCGCCATCGACACGGAGCTGCTGGAGGAGCTGCTCGCGGACCCCCTGGCCTGGTTCGAGGCGGAGCGGCTCTGCCTGGTGGGCATGGTCGAGCAGGCGGCCCGGATGGGCATGGCCGACCTCGCCTGGGACCTCACGGGCTCCGCCTCGGTGCTCTTCGAGACGCGCAGCTACGTGGAGAACTGGCGGAGCTGCGCCGAACACGCGCTGGACGCGGCCCGGACCGCCGAAGACCGCCTGGGTCAGGCGGTCATGCTGCACCACATCGGGGCCGCCGCGCTGATGCGGCAGAGCATGGACGAGGCGAAGGCGTGCTCCGAGGAGGCGCTGGAGCTGTACCGCGACATGGACGAGGGGCTGGGCCGGGCCCTGGTCCTGCGGAACCTCGCGGTCGTCCACCGCCTCCAGGGCGACCCCGACGCGGCCGCGGACCGGCTGCGCGAGGCCCTGCCCATCTTCCGCGAGGCCGGGGACCTGTCGTCGGAGTCGTCCGTCCTGCAGAACATGGCCCAACTGGAGCTGGACCGGGGCAACTACGAGGCCAGCCTCGGCCACGCCGGGGACGCGGTACGGGTCGCGGAGTCCATGGACCCCGGCGCCTCGCGCAGCCTCGCCCAGTGCCTGTACCGGCTGGGCAGCGCGCAGCTCCTGTCCGGGCGGGCGGAGGAGGCCGAGGCGTCGTACCTGCGCGTGGAGGAGCTGTCCCGGGCGAAGGCCGACACCCACGGTCTCGCGCACGCCCTGTACGGTCTCGGCCAGGCCCGCGTGGCGCTCGGCGCGCTCGAATCGGCCGAGGCCGCGTACGTCCAGGGGCGCAAGGTCGCCCGCAGGCTCGGCAGTCCCGTGGTCGAGGGATCGATCCGGCTGAAGCTCGGTGTACTTCTTCGGGAGCTGGGCCGGGACGGGGAGGCCCGGACCGAACTCCTGGGTGCGGAGGAGCTGTTCACCCGCAGGGGGGCCACGCACTGGCAGGAGGAGGTCGCGCGGGAGCTCAGTGACTTCCCGGAGGTGGGTTCCGGCGATTAATCCGGCAATATCACGCCGATAAGGCGGATGCCTAGCGTCATCACAGAGATTCAGTTTCCGAGAACTGTGGAGTCTGTGATGCCGCCTACCCCCGGGGTGCCCTCCTTCGCCGTGATCCCCGGCGCGCAAGTGCACCGAGTCCTCGACGGCCGGCACGAGGAAGTGGTCCGGTTGATCGAGTCGGCCTACCGCGTGCATGGTGCCGGTGACACGGTCAACCCGCCGTCCTACTTCCTGCGTTTCCCCGACCGCCCCGCCTCACGCATCATCGCCCTGCCCGCTTCCCTCGGCGGGGGCGCCCCCGTCGACGGCATCAAATGGATCTCCAGCTTTCCCGAGAACGTGGCGGCCGGGATACCCCGGGCCTCCGCGGTGCTCATCCTCAACGATCCGGAGACCGGCTATCCGCTGGCCTGTCTGGAGAGCTCCATCATCAGCGCGGCCCGCACCGCCGCCTCGGCGGCACTGGCCGCGGCCAGGCTCACCGAAGGGCGCGAGCGGCCGCGCCGCATCGGCTTCTTCGGGACCGGTCTGATCGCCCGGTTCATCCACCAGTACCTCGTGGGCACCGGCTGGAGCTTCGAGGAGACCGGGGTGTACGACCTGTCGGCCGAGCACGCCAAGGGCTTCGCCACGCACCTGGAACGCGAGGGCGACAACGGCACGGTGACCCTGCACACCGACCCCGAACAGCTGATCCGCTCCAGCGACGTCATCGTCTTCGCGACCGTCGCCGGAACCCCGCACGTCACCGACCCGGCGTGGTTCGGCCACAGCCCGCTGGTGCTGCACGTGTCGTTGCGCGACCTGTCGCCCGAGGTGATCCTCTCGGCCGTCAACGTCGTCGACGACATCGACCACTGCCTGAAGGCCGAGACGTCCCCGCACCTCGCCGAACGGCTCAGCGGCAACCGGGAGTTCATCGACGGAACCCTGTACGACGTGCTCACCGGCGATCTGAAGATCCCCGACGACCGGACCGTCGTCTTCTCGCCCTTCGGGCTCGGCGTCCTGGATCTCGCGGTCGGCAGACACATCTACGACACCCTGCGCGCCGACGGCGAACTCGCCGTGGTGGACGACTTCTTCCACGAGATGCGCCGATACGGCTGAGGAATGAGACGACAGTGACCACTCTGCTCGACAGCCCGCCCCGGCCCGCAGGGCCCGGCCGGGGCCCCATCGCCGTACGCGTGGAGGAGACCACCCTCGCCCCGCACGAACCGCTCGACCTGTATGCCGCGCTGCGTGAGCGGTCGGCGCACGACGTCTTCCTGCTGGAGAGCCGCGAAGGCCCCGGGCAGTCCCCCGGGGCCACCGTCGTCGGCCACGGACTGCTCGCCGAGATCCGGGTCTACGCCGACCGGATCCGTGCCGACGGTGCCGAAGCCGTCGTGGCCGCGGTCCTCACGGCGGCCGACGGGCTCGGCCTCACCCCGCGGCCCGGCAACGAACGCGGTCTGCTCCACGGCGACCAGGTCTGGCAGGTGCTGCGTGCCGTCCAGGCCCTGTTCACAGTGGAGACGAGCCGGCCCCACGACAGCTACGCCTTCGGATTCCTCGCCACCTTTGGCTACGGCTCCGCCTGGCACATGGAAACACTGCCCGACCGGGGCGACCGGGACGACGCCGAACCCGACATCGTGCTCGGCCTGTTCCGCGAGACCATCTGGTACGGCCCGGAACCGGACGCCGTGCGCAGGCTCACCGCGCACAGCGACGCCTTTCCCGACCC
The sequence above is drawn from the Streptomyces sp. NBC_01591 genome and encodes:
- the sbnB gene encoding 2,3-diaminopropionate biosynthesis protein SbnB produces the protein MPPTPGVPSFAVIPGAQVHRVLDGRHEEVVRLIESAYRVHGAGDTVNPPSYFLRFPDRPASRIIALPASLGGGAPVDGIKWISSFPENVAAGIPRASAVLILNDPETGYPLACLESSIISAARTAASAALAAARLTEGRERPRRIGFFGTGLIARFIHQYLVGTGWSFEETGVYDLSAEHAKGFATHLEREGDNGTVTLHTDPEQLIRSSDVIVFATVAGTPHVTDPAWFGHSPLVLHVSLRDLSPEVILSAVNVVDDIDHCLKAETSPHLAERLSGNREFIDGTLYDVLTGDLKIPDDRTVVFSPFGLGVLDLAVGRHIYDTLRADGELAVVDDFFHEMRRYG
- a CDS encoding AfsR/SARP family transcriptional regulator; amino-acid sequence: MVTSGERKVVIGGARQRTTLALLLLNPGRTVPVDTLVHEVWNGNPPATARTQIAIVIAALRKTFKAQGATDDTIVTTHPGYLLDAESHYIDSVEFAELIAQAEADTREQRLDDAARRYRRALDLWRGPALAGVSGLLVEEEANRLGEYRLNAYDDATAVQLTLGRHYELLPELSGVVQENPLRERTRYHQMLAQYRAGRRAEAMESYREAREQFIEELGLEPGPDLQELHDLILRDDPSLAPADGPVSVVTGSAQPEVVVVPSELPPDVPGFTGRETELAALDALLIASDAALQTPTVGLITGVAGVGKSGLALRWAHRVADDFPDGRLFADLRGYDEQHEPASVADVLGRFLRSLGVPGQQIPEALEERIALYRSLLTDRRALIVLDNVRTHAQVAPLLPGSGASCVVVTSRDQLEQLVTWPQEARVHLGVLPPDAAIELVAKITGEERVAAARADAARLVELCDRLPLALRIGAARLASKPHWSVRHMVVRLSDERRRLDELSQGDSRVRAGFELSYRYLSADAARLYRRLGLADVPDFTSWVAAALLDVDVIDAELLLEDLVDTQFLEVVGVDATGRLRYRFQNLLRLYAGERARDEESDEAWQDACRRVFRTALTIAREAHRRESGGEFGIVHSGTEPGAIDTELLEELLADPLAWFEAERLCLVGMVEQAARMGMADLAWDLTGSASVLFETRSYVENWRSCAEHALDAARTAEDRLGQAVMLHHIGAAALMRQSMDEAKACSEEALELYRDMDEGLGRALVLRNLAVVHRLQGDPDAAADRLREALPIFREAGDLSSESSVLQNMAQLELDRGNYEASLGHAGDAVRVAESMDPGASRSLAQCLYRLGSAQLLSGRAEEAEASYLRVEELSRAKADTHGLAHALYGLGQARVALGALESAEAAYVQGRKVARRLGSPVVEGSIRLKLGVLLRELGRDGEARTELLGAEELFTRRGATHWQEEVARELSDFPEVGSGD